From one Streptomyces sp. CA-210063 genomic stretch:
- a CDS encoding terminase large subunit domain-containing protein → MTDSGWALRRRIEALPDPSAMTLDQMRAEVAALAAADEKSRRRWACPRPDCDGLAHEGWRHNHARANQRPPDWLWTTWLLLTGRGWGKTRTAAEQVRQWATEPGQMIAVVAKNATLVRDICFESPKSGLRSVIPESEVRRYTSSLGETALRLRNGTIIRGFGAETPDNLRGWAFDKTWLDEYAAWPRQTAQDVYDMLWFCLREAGQPQMIISTTPKPLPHIKRLVLRGREQEQQWSEAETTGDEAAERPKIVMVRGHMDDNAANLSDTARAELEAEYAGTRLGRQELSGELLEDVEGALWQGWMLEVEGFRLDRQHIPDLNRIVVAVAPATKSHENAALTAFTVAGRGIPPATTYGDNRPRGYVLHAEQKRHTPTAAMRRAAALYHQYEADCVVIEANNGGDYLPALLEQVDPTVPWHIVHATRGKRARAAPVAQLYEQTRINHVGRARVFAELEEQMTTFVGMGEAEDSPDLLDSLVWALWDLFLEHQTHVGRGDDQRLSGRR, encoded by the coding sequence GTGACCGACAGCGGCTGGGCCCTGCGGCGCCGGATTGAGGCACTGCCCGACCCGTCCGCCATGACCCTCGACCAGATGCGCGCCGAAGTCGCGGCCTTGGCAGCCGCGGACGAGAAGTCCCGACGCCGCTGGGCCTGCCCTCGCCCCGACTGTGACGGCCTGGCGCACGAGGGATGGCGCCACAACCACGCCCGCGCGAACCAGCGGCCCCCGGACTGGCTGTGGACGACCTGGCTGCTGCTGACCGGACGCGGATGGGGCAAGACCCGCACCGCCGCCGAGCAGGTACGCCAGTGGGCAACCGAGCCCGGCCAGATGATCGCCGTCGTCGCCAAGAACGCCACGCTCGTGCGCGACATCTGCTTCGAGTCCCCGAAGTCCGGGCTACGCTCCGTCATCCCAGAAAGCGAGGTCCGCCGATACACGTCCTCCCTCGGTGAGACCGCGCTCCGGCTGCGCAACGGCACGATCATCCGCGGCTTCGGCGCGGAGACCCCCGACAACCTGCGCGGCTGGGCCTTCGACAAGACCTGGCTCGACGAATACGCAGCCTGGCCCCGCCAGACCGCACAGGATGTCTACGACATGCTGTGGTTCTGCCTCCGCGAGGCCGGCCAACCGCAGATGATCATCTCCACCACGCCCAAGCCCCTCCCGCACATCAAGCGCCTGGTCCTGCGCGGACGGGAGCAGGAACAGCAGTGGAGCGAGGCCGAGACCACTGGCGACGAAGCGGCCGAGCGCCCGAAGATCGTCATGGTGCGCGGCCACATGGACGACAACGCCGCGAACCTCTCCGACACTGCTCGCGCCGAGCTCGAAGCCGAGTACGCCGGCACCCGCCTCGGCCGCCAGGAACTGTCTGGCGAACTCCTCGAAGACGTCGAAGGCGCCCTGTGGCAGGGCTGGATGCTCGAAGTCGAAGGCTTCCGCCTCGACCGCCAGCACATACCCGACCTCAACCGGATCGTTGTTGCCGTCGCCCCCGCCACCAAGAGCCACGAGAACGCTGCCCTGACCGCCTTCACCGTCGCGGGCCGCGGCATCCCGCCCGCCACGACGTACGGGGACAACCGGCCCCGCGGCTACGTCCTGCACGCCGAGCAGAAGCGCCACACCCCGACCGCAGCGATGCGACGCGCCGCCGCGCTCTACCACCAGTACGAAGCCGACTGCGTGGTCATCGAGGCGAACAACGGAGGCGACTACCTGCCAGCTCTGCTCGAGCAGGTAGACCCGACCGTTCCGTGGCACATCGTGCACGCAACCCGGGGAAAGCGCGCCCGTGCCGCCCCGGTGGCGCAGCTGTACGAGCAGACACGCATCAACCACGTTGGCCGTGCTCGTGTGTTCGCGGAGCTGGAGGAGCAGATGACCACGTTCGTGGGCATGGGCGAAGCCGAGGACTCCCCGGACCTGCTTGACTCCCTGGTCTGGGCACTGTGGGACCTGTTCCTGGAGCACCAAACACACGTCGGTCGAGGGGACGACCAGCGTCTCAGCGGGCGACGGTGA
- a CDS encoding serine/threonine-protein kinase, which produces MADTRLIQGRYRLLDLIGRGGMGEVWRARDESLGRQVAVKCLKPINTQPDQSFTRVLRERFRREARVAAGLQHRGVTVVHDFGESDGVLFLVMELLEGRNLSQLLEDNKHHPLPVPAVVEIAEQVAAALAYTHQQGIVHRDLKPANIMLLTDGTVKICDFGIARLGRDVTFTSRLTGTGIAMGTPHYMSPEQISGDQVDQRSDLYSFGCVLYEIATGVPPFDLDDAWAVLMGHRDTAPRPPRSHRDEVPEYLDRIILDLLAKEPAERPHDARELGRRIGEGRRTTAPTPAPIHVPTVVSPPVAPQAAPSAPRPRTRPEQPPSREPRLPSWTRGMTTGHKATGTGLGLTPPDASAGLTGEWIARPAAGRVEEPVRPERPTPSPELLTTLAGRHNAGLSLGRLGRWTEAGEVHRAVAAEREHALGPDHPDTLASRYEVGFTLSRTGRPADALREFAHVARVREHLLGTEHADTLAARQEMAYVLGQLGRHFEAHQAYMSVLAARERIAGPEHPDTLRCRHNLAFNLSRLGRLEDSYRMASEVAEARARVLGANHPDTLVTRYEVAYALGQLGRWPEALQTYQEVAESRAQALGPDHPDTLAARYEVGISLGRLGRSTDALTLYRALVEDRTRVCGPAHTETLRARHGLGVNLGRLSRWEEALAESRDVCALRERVLGPDHPDTLVSRREVAVGLGWLGRWADALTEYRLVADARERVLGADHPDALASRNDEAHCLEQLGRGQEAVELYRRVAALRQQRATGGH; this is translated from the coding sequence ATGGCGGACACCAGGCTGATCCAGGGCCGGTACCGGCTGCTCGATCTGATCGGGCGCGGGGGGATGGGCGAGGTCTGGCGCGCGAGAGACGAGTCGCTGGGCCGGCAGGTCGCGGTCAAGTGCCTGAAGCCCATCAACACCCAGCCCGACCAGTCCTTCACCCGAGTCCTGCGGGAACGCTTCCGGCGGGAGGCGCGCGTCGCGGCAGGCCTCCAGCACCGGGGGGTGACCGTCGTGCACGACTTCGGCGAGTCCGACGGGGTGCTGTTCCTCGTCATGGAGTTATTGGAGGGCCGCAACCTCAGCCAACTCCTGGAGGACAACAAACACCATCCGCTGCCCGTCCCCGCCGTCGTCGAGATCGCCGAGCAGGTGGCCGCCGCCCTCGCCTACACCCATCAGCAGGGCATCGTGCACCGCGACCTGAAGCCCGCGAACATCATGCTGCTCACCGACGGCACGGTGAAGATCTGCGACTTCGGCATAGCGCGCCTCGGCCGCGACGTCACCTTCACCTCCCGGCTCACCGGCACCGGCATCGCGATGGGCACCCCGCACTACATGTCGCCGGAACAGATCAGCGGCGACCAGGTCGACCAGCGCAGCGACCTGTACTCGTTCGGCTGCGTGCTCTACGAGATCGCCACCGGCGTACCGCCGTTCGACCTCGACGACGCCTGGGCGGTCCTCATGGGCCACCGCGACACCGCGCCCCGACCGCCGCGCAGTCACCGCGACGAGGTGCCCGAGTACCTCGACCGGATCATCCTGGACCTGCTGGCCAAGGAACCCGCCGAACGACCGCACGACGCCCGCGAGTTGGGCCGCAGGATCGGCGAAGGGCGGAGGACCACCGCCCCGACACCGGCCCCCATCCATGTGCCGACCGTCGTCTCTCCCCCCGTGGCACCCCAAGCCGCTCCCAGTGCGCCCAGGCCCCGGACACGCCCCGAGCAGCCACCCTCGCGCGAACCCCGGCTGCCCTCCTGGACCCGTGGCATGACCACCGGCCACAAGGCCACCGGAACCGGACTGGGCCTCACCCCGCCGGACGCCTCCGCCGGGCTCACCGGGGAGTGGATCGCCCGCCCCGCGGCCGGCCGTGTCGAGGAACCCGTACGTCCCGAACGGCCCACCCCGTCACCGGAGTTGCTCACGACCCTCGCCGGGCGGCACAACGCGGGCCTGAGCCTGGGCCGGCTCGGCCGCTGGACGGAGGCCGGCGAGGTGCACCGCGCGGTCGCCGCCGAACGCGAGCACGCCCTCGGACCCGACCACCCCGACACCCTGGCCAGCCGCTACGAGGTCGGCTTCACCCTCAGCCGCACCGGCCGCCCCGCCGACGCGCTGCGCGAATTCGCCCACGTCGCCCGCGTCCGAGAGCACCTGCTCGGCACCGAGCACGCCGACACCCTCGCCGCCCGGCAGGAAATGGCCTACGTGCTCGGTCAGTTGGGCCGCCACTTCGAGGCCCACCAGGCGTACATGTCGGTCCTCGCCGCCCGCGAACGCATCGCGGGACCCGAGCATCCCGACACCCTGCGCTGCCGCCACAACCTCGCCTTCAACCTCAGCAGGCTCGGCCGCCTGGAGGACTCGTACCGCATGGCGAGCGAAGTCGCCGAGGCCCGGGCGCGCGTGCTCGGCGCGAACCACCCCGACACCCTCGTCACGCGCTACGAAGTCGCGTACGCCCTGGGCCAGTTGGGCCGCTGGCCGGAGGCGCTGCAGACATACCAGGAGGTAGCGGAGTCCCGCGCGCAGGCCCTCGGCCCCGACCACCCCGACACCCTCGCCGCCCGCTACGAGGTCGGCATCAGCCTCGGCCGGCTCGGCCGCTCCACCGACGCGCTGACCCTCTACCGGGCCCTGGTCGAGGACCGCACCCGCGTCTGTGGCCCCGCCCACACCGAGACCCTCCGCGCCCGCCACGGCCTCGGCGTCAACCTGGGCCGGCTCAGCCGCTGGGAGGAGGCCCTCGCCGAGTCCCGCGACGTGTGCGCCCTGCGCGAGCGCGTCCTCGGCCCGGACCACCCCGACACCCTCGTCAGCCGCCGCGAGGTCGCCGTCGGCCTCGGCTGGCTCGGCCGCTGGGCCGACGCCCTCACCGAGTACCGCCTCGTGGCCGACGCCCGCGAACGCGTCCTCGGCGCCGACCACCCGGACGCCCTGGCCAGCCGCAACGACGAGGCACACTGCCTGGAACAGCTCGGCCGCGGCCAGGAGGCGGTGGAGCTCTACCGCAGAGTGGCGGCGTTACGGCAACAGCGGGCGACCGGCGGCCACTGA
- a CDS encoding oxygenase MpaB family protein, with translation MDAPSDPVIGDPVIGDPGLFGPASVTWQAHGDPMMWIAGIRALYLQALHPRAVRGVMQNSDFRKDAWGRLMRTANFVGTTTYGTTEAAEKAGARVRRIHRMLSAVDPDTGERYGVDEPELLLWVHCAEIDSYLHVLRRSGYPLTETAADRYVGEHRVSARLVGLDPADVPGDQAELAAYFEKVRPELSAGPEAREVDDFLRRPPTHPLLVPAREALWRRVANLAYASLPPYAHELYGRPGPAPAVVTRRLRLTGTLLRCVPARLRWQLPPKHILRAMSRLGPGSRPAPYKVGR, from the coding sequence GTGGATGCCCCCAGTGACCCCGTCATAGGCGACCCCGTCATAGGCGACCCCGGCCTGTTCGGACCGGCCTCCGTGACGTGGCAGGCCCATGGCGACCCCATGATGTGGATCGCCGGGATCCGCGCGCTCTACCTCCAGGCCCTGCACCCACGAGCGGTGCGCGGCGTCATGCAGAACTCCGACTTCCGCAAGGACGCCTGGGGCCGGCTGATGCGGACGGCGAACTTCGTGGGCACGACGACGTACGGCACCACGGAGGCCGCCGAGAAGGCGGGCGCCCGCGTCCGCAGGATCCACCGCATGCTCTCGGCGGTCGACCCGGACACGGGGGAGCGGTACGGCGTCGACGAACCCGAACTGCTGCTGTGGGTGCACTGCGCCGAGATCGACTCCTATCTGCATGTCCTGCGCCGCTCCGGCTACCCGCTCACCGAGACCGCCGCCGACCGTTACGTCGGCGAACACCGGGTCAGCGCCCGCCTCGTGGGCCTCGACCCGGCCGACGTGCCAGGAGATCAGGCGGAGTTGGCAGCGTACTTCGAGAAGGTGCGGCCCGAGCTGTCCGCCGGGCCCGAGGCACGGGAGGTGGACGACTTCCTGCGCCGGCCGCCCACCCACCCGTTGCTCGTACCGGCACGCGAGGCACTGTGGCGGCGCGTGGCGAACCTGGCGTACGCCTCCTTGCCGCCGTACGCCCACGAGTTGTACGGCAGACCGGGCCCCGCACCGGCCGTGGTCACCCGCCGCCTACGGCTCACCGGCACCCTCCTGCGCTGTGTTCCCGCACGTCTGCGCTGGCAACTCCCGCCCAAACACATCCTGCGCGCCATGTCACGGCTCGGCCCCGGCTCCCGCCCGGCACCGTACAAAGTCGGCAGATAG
- a CDS encoding IS481 family transposase has protein sequence MFHRNAPLTPTDRLRLARCVVDDGWPLRRAAERFQVSHTTAARWADRYRQLGAAGMQDRSSRPHHQPRRATAAIEEQVVRLRREHRIGPVRLAARCNIAASTAHRILRRHGLPALAATDRTTGEPVRRYERSQPGELIHIDVKKLGRIPDGGGHKVLGRAAGRAEQDRRNGTGYAYLHTALDDHSRLAYTEDLPDEKAATCAAFLQRAAAWFAARGVRVERVLTDNAWAYTKNTWRDTCRDLDISPRWTRPWRPQTNGKVERFHRTLLDEWAYHRPYTSDAERQAAFPDWLDWYNYHRPHTGIGSQPPASRVTNLSGQHT, from the coding sequence TTGTTCCACCGTAATGCCCCGCTGACTCCGACCGACAGGCTGCGTCTGGCCCGGTGTGTCGTCGACGACGGATGGCCGCTGCGGCGGGCCGCGGAACGTTTCCAGGTCAGCCACACCACCGCCGCCCGCTGGGCAGACCGCTACCGCCAGCTGGGAGCCGCCGGGATGCAGGACCGCTCCAGCCGCCCGCACCACCAGCCACGCCGCGCCACGGCCGCCATCGAGGAGCAGGTCGTGCGCCTGCGCCGCGAACACCGCATCGGACCGGTGCGGCTGGCCGCCCGCTGCAACATCGCCGCCTCCACCGCCCACCGCATCCTGCGCCGTCACGGCCTGCCCGCACTGGCCGCAACCGACCGGACCACCGGCGAACCCGTGCGCCGCTACGAACGCTCCCAGCCAGGCGAACTGATCCACATCGACGTCAAGAAGCTCGGCCGCATCCCCGACGGCGGAGGCCACAAGGTCCTCGGCCGGGCAGCCGGCCGGGCCGAGCAGGACCGCCGCAACGGCACTGGATACGCCTACCTGCACACCGCCCTGGACGACCACTCCCGCCTGGCCTACACCGAGGACCTGCCCGACGAGAAGGCCGCCACCTGCGCGGCCTTCCTGCAACGAGCAGCCGCCTGGTTCGCCGCCCGAGGCGTGAGGGTCGAGCGGGTGCTGACCGACAACGCCTGGGCCTACACCAAGAACACCTGGCGTGACACCTGCCGCGACCTGGACATCAGCCCGCGCTGGACACGTCCCTGGCGGCCCCAGACCAACGGCAAGGTCGAACGCTTCCATCGCACCCTGCTCGACGAATGGGCCTACCACCGGCCCTACACCTCAGACGCCGAACGACAGGCCGCATTCCCCGACTGGCTGGACTGGTACAACTACCATCGGCCCCACACCGGAATCGGCAGCCAACCCCCAGCCAGCCGCGTCACCAACCTGTCCGGACAGCACACCTAG
- a CDS encoding helix-turn-helix domain-containing protein, producing MLSTGAPLDWSLVDIAVPRSSDRLPGVSMAGFRHRAPASVDIAMVAHPSVTLFIDLSEGEGLVHRTHGRDVHGSVVVGLLPGELRAGGRVGECLQIRLDPAAAAAVLGTATELTGAVVSLEDVWGRDAGRTEDRLRAAASWGERFTIAADLLGRRLGSRPTVAPEIAFAWRQMRTSRGRARVDGLADEVGWSRKRLSARFRAQLGITPKRAARLMRFDHAARLLAAGHAAAGVAAESGYVDQSHLHREVKSFAGLTPMAVAVAPWLAIDDVAWPASSPTRSPVTGGGHIPDLG from the coding sequence ATGCTGTCGACAGGGGCACCACTCGACTGGTCGCTTGTGGACATCGCCGTCCCCCGCTCGTCAGATCGGCTGCCGGGGGTCAGCATGGCCGGGTTCCGCCACCGTGCCCCGGCATCCGTGGACATTGCGATGGTCGCGCATCCCTCCGTCACCTTGTTCATCGACCTGAGCGAGGGCGAAGGCCTCGTCCACCGAACCCATGGCCGGGATGTCCACGGCAGTGTCGTCGTCGGGCTCCTCCCCGGCGAGCTCCGGGCAGGCGGCCGGGTGGGCGAGTGCCTCCAAATCCGGCTGGATCCGGCCGCAGCGGCTGCAGTGCTCGGCACGGCGACCGAGCTCACCGGGGCCGTGGTATCCCTCGAGGATGTCTGGGGCCGTGACGCCGGACGAACCGAGGACAGGCTGCGCGCCGCCGCGTCATGGGGCGAACGGTTCACGATTGCGGCGGACCTCCTCGGCCGACGGCTGGGCAGCCGACCAACAGTCGCCCCAGAGATCGCCTTCGCCTGGCGGCAGATGCGCACCAGCCGGGGGCGGGCGCGGGTTGACGGCCTTGCGGACGAGGTCGGCTGGAGCCGGAAGCGTCTGTCGGCTCGCTTCCGGGCTCAGCTCGGTATCACGCCCAAACGCGCCGCCCGACTGATGCGGTTCGACCACGCTGCCCGCCTTCTCGCGGCGGGTCACGCCGCCGCCGGCGTCGCCGCTGAGAGTGGCTACGTCGACCAGTCCCACCTTCACCGCGAGGTCAAGTCGTTCGCCGGGCTTACTCCCATGGCGGTGGCCGTCGCGCCGTGGCTCGCGATTGACGACGTTGCGTGGCCGGCTTCATCGCCGACGCGGAGCCCTGTGACGGGTGGCGGACACATCCCTGACCTTGGTTGA
- a CDS encoding alpha/beta fold hydrolase: MNEYDVEHVHGIHVVHDGPRQALPLLLIHGSGASGGSWSPMVPALAGHHHVLRVDLPGCGQSPPAASYDVPEQAVQVAAHLDLLGLGPVTVVGHSSGGYVATALAEQRPDLVRSIALISTGPSSDALLPQPLVLRVLLGPPFGPLLWSRRSDAMIRKGIGATAARPVDVPDDVVAEMRGTTYRTFRTVLRRNTEYIAERSVPERLAALDVPVLALFGAADPRWEPSSVHQYDAVPNARVEQLPGVGHLPMLEAPEATSKLLLDFAATDR, encoded by the coding sequence ATGAATGAGTACGACGTTGAGCACGTACATGGAATACATGTGGTCCACGATGGCCCTCGACAGGCGCTACCGCTGCTGCTCATCCACGGATCGGGCGCCTCGGGCGGCTCCTGGAGCCCGATGGTCCCGGCACTCGCCGGTCATCATCACGTCCTCCGGGTCGATCTCCCGGGCTGCGGCCAGTCACCGCCCGCGGCGTCCTACGACGTGCCCGAGCAGGCGGTCCAGGTAGCGGCGCACCTGGACCTCCTCGGCCTCGGTCCCGTCACTGTGGTCGGACACTCCAGTGGCGGCTATGTGGCCACCGCGCTTGCCGAACAGCGCCCCGACCTGGTGAGGTCGATCGCGTTGATCAGCACCGGCCCAAGCTCCGACGCGCTCCTCCCGCAGCCGCTCGTCCTTCGCGTCCTGCTGGGCCCGCCGTTCGGGCCTCTCCTGTGGTCGAGGCGTTCAGACGCGATGATCCGCAAGGGGATCGGGGCGACGGCTGCTCGTCCAGTGGATGTCCCGGACGACGTTGTCGCCGAGATGCGGGGCACCACGTACCGCACGTTCAGGACGGTGCTGCGCCGGAACACGGAGTACATCGCCGAGCGGAGTGTGCCCGAGCGTCTCGCCGCCCTCGACGTGCCCGTACTGGCGCTTTTCGGCGCTGCCGACCCCCGTTGGGAGCCGTCGTCGGTGCACCAGTACGACGCGGTGCCGAACGCGCGGGTCGAACAATTGCCCGGGGTCGGGCACCTGCCTATGCTCGAAGCGCCCGAGGCGACCAGCAAGCTGCTCCTCGATTTTGCGGCAACAGACCGCTGA
- a CDS encoding SpoIIE family protein phosphatase — MREQKTRTGSGGQDHVTAAPGGLLDVLRVAALVLGSDGRIVLWSPEAESLLGFSAAEALGQDAGALLVAPENRSRAHELFDRVRTGARWAGIFPLRHKDGSSRRVEFRTMQLRDARGDVHALGLGTDAETVENVERDLALSHILVSQSPVGIAVFDTDLRWMRVNPSLERINGVPAEAVLGRRVREVLPALDVEAIESRMRQVLRTGEPLLDQQTVGRTAADSEEHAYSESYHRIEDANGRVLGLAMAILDISERQRAAAEIAKARERLAVIADAGVRIGTTLDLRRTAHELVDVAVPELADLAAVDVLDSVVNPGGTAAPRADRSLDFWALALKASHPTDAIEATDPVGEPALYSSSRIVTQCVREARPILLKNVDDTAIRRIARDDSVAETLRHAGVHSYLAAPLVARGEVLGTLSLCRTVSPRPFDDQDLTLATELAARAAICIDNARLYERERDIALTLQRSLLSQKPPPHHGGIEVASRYLPAVSEVGGDWFDVLPLKDDKVGLVVGDVMGKGVHAAAIMGQLRTATRALARLDLPPAELLHHLDGLATSLGDSDMLATCLYVVCDPRHGRCELSRAGHLPPALVDPDGKAELLDTAGGVPLGVGGVPFTVEERELAEGAVLALFTDGLVESRTTPVEAGLQRLLRLLDGTRLPLEETCDMLLGALDHEPEDDVALLLARHGSSPGRRDPGQRKRP, encoded by the coding sequence ATGCGTGAGCAAAAGACCCGGACGGGGAGCGGCGGGCAGGACCACGTTACTGCCGCGCCGGGTGGGCTGCTGGATGTGCTGCGAGTGGCGGCCCTCGTCCTGGGGAGCGATGGCCGAATCGTGCTCTGGAGTCCCGAAGCCGAGTCATTGCTCGGGTTCTCCGCCGCGGAAGCGCTGGGCCAGGACGCGGGTGCACTGCTGGTGGCCCCGGAGAACCGGTCACGGGCACACGAACTGTTCGACCGCGTGCGCACGGGCGCGCGCTGGGCGGGGATCTTCCCGCTGCGGCACAAGGACGGCTCCTCGCGCCGGGTGGAGTTCCGCACCATGCAGCTGCGCGATGCCCGTGGCGACGTCCATGCCCTCGGTCTGGGCACCGACGCCGAGACCGTGGAGAACGTGGAGCGGGACCTGGCCCTGTCCCACATCCTGGTCAGCCAGTCGCCGGTGGGCATCGCGGTCTTCGACACGGACCTGCGGTGGATGCGTGTCAATCCGTCACTGGAACGCATCAACGGTGTCCCCGCGGAAGCGGTCCTGGGCCGGCGCGTCCGCGAGGTGCTGCCGGCTCTCGACGTGGAGGCCATCGAGTCGCGAATGCGCCAGGTCCTCCGGACCGGTGAGCCACTGCTGGATCAGCAGACGGTCGGCCGGACGGCCGCCGACAGCGAAGAGCACGCGTACTCGGAGTCGTACCACCGGATCGAGGACGCCAATGGGCGTGTGCTGGGCCTGGCGATGGCGATCCTCGACATCTCCGAGCGGCAGCGGGCAGCGGCCGAGATCGCGAAGGCACGCGAGCGCCTGGCGGTGATCGCTGACGCCGGCGTCCGTATCGGCACCACGCTCGACCTGCGCCGGACGGCACATGAACTCGTGGATGTGGCCGTTCCCGAGCTCGCCGACCTCGCGGCCGTCGACGTACTCGACTCGGTGGTCAACCCTGGCGGCACGGCAGCACCACGGGCGGACCGTTCCCTCGACTTTTGGGCGCTCGCCCTCAAAGCAAGCCATCCCACCGATGCGATCGAGGCCACGGACCCGGTCGGGGAGCCTGCCCTGTACAGCTCGTCGCGGATTGTCACCCAGTGCGTACGCGAGGCACGGCCGATCCTGCTGAAAAACGTGGACGACACGGCGATACGGCGTATCGCCAGGGACGACTCAGTAGCCGAGACGCTGCGGCACGCCGGTGTCCACTCCTATCTGGCCGCTCCCCTGGTGGCCCGGGGCGAGGTACTGGGCACGCTCAGCCTGTGCCGCACGGTCAGCCCCCGGCCGTTCGACGACCAGGACCTCACCCTCGCCACCGAGCTGGCCGCGCGCGCCGCCATCTGCATCGACAACGCGCGGCTGTACGAGCGCGAACGCGACATCGCTCTCACCCTCCAGCGCAGCCTGCTGTCCCAGAAGCCGCCACCGCATCACGGCGGCATCGAGGTCGCCTCCCGCTATCTGCCCGCCGTCAGCGAGGTGGGTGGGGACTGGTTCGATGTGCTCCCGCTCAAGGACGACAAAGTCGGACTCGTCGTCGGCGACGTGATGGGGAAGGGCGTGCACGCCGCGGCGATCATGGGCCAGCTCCGCACGGCCACTCGCGCCCTGGCCCGGCTCGACCTGCCTCCGGCCGAGCTGCTGCACCACCTCGACGGCCTCGCCACGTCCCTCGGTGACTCCGACATGCTGGCCACCTGCCTCTACGTCGTCTGCGACCCCCGGCACGGCCGATGCGAACTCTCCCGCGCGGGCCACCTGCCGCCGGCCCTGGTCGACCCGGACGGAAAAGCCGAACTCCTCGACACCGCCGGCGGAGTGCCACTGGGAGTGGGCGGCGTGCCGTTCACCGTCGAGGAGCGGGAACTCGCCGAAGGGGCAGTGCTCGCGTTGTTCACGGACGGCCTGGTGGAAAGCCGCACAACACCCGTCGAAGCAGGACTGCAGCGCCTGCTCCGCCTGCTGGACGGCACCCGCCTCCCCCTGGAGGAGACGTGTGACATGCTCCTCGGCGCCCTGGACCATGAGCCTGAGGACGATGTGGCGCTGCTCCTCGCCCGGCACGGGAGCAGTCCAGGCCGCCGGGATCCGGGCCAACGGAAGAGGCCATAG